The proteins below come from a single Rhizobium tropici CIAT 899 genomic window:
- a CDS encoding winged helix-turn-helix transcriptional regulator — protein sequence MAASAVVNLRSKDPPLRDVDLSNLDFSNCPVRDLISQIGGKWSVLLLETLAKRPYRFGELRRLVPDISQRMLTQTLRDLQRDGYVDREVFPTKPPSVEYRMTDLGYSLYEPLALLLNWAEANHEAVKAARARFDQSPD from the coding sequence ATGGCAGCCAGCGCCGTCGTCAATCTGCGCAGTAAGGATCCACCGCTACGCGACGTCGATCTCAGCAATCTCGACTTCAGCAACTGTCCGGTGCGGGACCTGATCTCGCAGATCGGCGGAAAATGGTCGGTGCTGTTGCTGGAGACACTGGCTAAACGGCCGTATCGTTTCGGCGAATTGCGCCGCCTGGTGCCCGATATTTCGCAGCGCATGCTGACACAAACGCTGCGCGACCTCCAGCGCGACGGCTATGTCGATCGTGAGGTCTTTCCCACCAAGCCGCCAAGCGTCGAATATCGCATGACGGATCTAGGCTACTCGCTTTACGAGCCACTGGCGCTGCTTCTGAACTGGGCCGAGGCCAATCATGAGGCCGTCAAGGCTGCAAGAGCACGTTTCGATCAATCGCCGGACTGA